In Pseudoalteromonas sp. NC201, a single window of DNA contains:
- a CDS encoding MFS transporter produces MGVSKISENLYQKLTNDDEARACKAIDDKACKEVPGNYVLILLSQLFSKLGDALLNPKITLPWLMQSLGAPAYMISALVPIRESGSLIPQLFIGQWVRKHAKRKHLWSLGALTQAICVLLMALLAWQQTENQLYAWLVLGLLAIFSIARSLSSVSSKDVIGKTIPKQKRGQLSGQAASVSGLITVTFGVGLFIAATQVNNVNFVITLVLAAIFWLIGALTFSKIKEYEGATEGGESGLDKIKQDLALLKTDPILKKFILARGLLLSSALIPPYFTVLAQQNIGNGAWVLAALLAVSGLASLVSGAFWGRLADQSSKHVMIYGATITVAITAVLLATSLFYSSLLEKIWFIPLCYFVIAIAHQGVRVGRKTYVVDMAEGNKRTSYVTLSNTIIGIVLLLTSALGVVASVFSINVLLALYIMVTILGIVLTSRLPNVTER; encoded by the coding sequence ATGGGTGTGAGTAAAATAAGTGAGAATCTCTATCAAAAGCTAACCAATGATGACGAAGCGCGTGCCTGTAAAGCGATTGACGATAAGGCGTGTAAAGAAGTTCCCGGTAACTACGTACTTATTTTATTGAGTCAACTATTTAGCAAATTAGGAGATGCCCTACTCAACCCAAAGATCACGCTACCTTGGCTGATGCAATCACTCGGTGCTCCCGCTTATATGATATCGGCTCTGGTCCCCATTCGCGAGTCCGGTTCACTGATCCCACAATTGTTTATTGGCCAGTGGGTGCGTAAGCACGCTAAACGAAAGCACCTTTGGTCTCTCGGCGCACTTACTCAAGCTATTTGTGTACTACTTATGGCACTGCTTGCATGGCAGCAAACTGAAAATCAATTATACGCTTGGTTGGTACTTGGATTACTGGCGATTTTTAGCATCGCCCGCAGCTTAAGTTCCGTGTCGTCAAAAGATGTCATCGGTAAAACTATCCCTAAACAAAAGCGCGGCCAGCTTAGCGGCCAAGCCGCCTCTGTCAGTGGACTTATAACCGTTACATTTGGTGTCGGGCTTTTTATCGCTGCCACTCAAGTAAACAACGTCAACTTTGTGATCACACTGGTACTAGCTGCAATCTTTTGGCTGATTGGTGCGTTAACGTTCTCAAAAATCAAAGAATATGAAGGGGCAACCGAAGGTGGTGAAAGCGGATTAGATAAAATAAAGCAAGATTTAGCACTGTTGAAAACCGATCCAATACTTAAAAAGTTCATTTTAGCCCGTGGATTGCTATTAAGTTCTGCGCTTATTCCGCCCTATTTCACCGTGCTGGCGCAGCAGAATATTGGCAACGGTGCATGGGTGTTGGCAGCTTTGTTAGCGGTGTCTGGACTTGCTAGTTTAGTCAGTGGTGCATTTTGGGGTCGCCTTGCCGATCAATCCAGTAAACACGTGATGATTTATGGTGCTACAATCACCGTTGCTATCACTGCTGTACTACTGGCAACTTCTTTATTTTATTCTTCACTGCTAGAAAAAATCTGGTTTATTCCACTTTGCTATTTTGTCATTGCCATCGCTCACCAAGGCGTGCGCGTGGGCCGCAAAACCTACGTGGTCGATATGGCCGAAGGAAACAAACGCACCAGTTACGTCACGCTTAGTAACACAATTATCGGTATTGTACTTTTATTAACAAGTGCACTTGGTGTCGTTGCCTCGGTATTTTCAATTAATGTGTTACTTGCACTCTACATTATGGTCACGATATTAGGCATCGTGCTGACAAGCCGCTTACCTAATGTCACTGAACGGTAA
- a CDS encoding leucyl aminopeptidase: MSLTTRFSALALAVASMTSANAADFEFNTKLADADALVLFQAGENQSNLKFLDKDTRKQLARAIAAEDFKGAYGKTVEVLAPVDSDYKRIFIVGLGDAGELNASKMTKLGGNLHAKFEGKKLENVAVAFEDVEGALSNAELAAQLAHGANLRDHTFEVYKKEPNTFNVSYHFDVADKQATQAQYKALQHIQAGVFLARDLTSEVATEMTPVDFAKAAKELEQYGVEVKVLAPAELKELGMGALEGVGRGSEHGSRLVVAHYKGNSETPIALIGKGITFDSGGYSIKTGASIARMKSDMAGAAAVLGTVKAMALSKADVNVVAVMGMAANMVSQYAIAPGDVLRTAEGISVEVVNTDAEGRLVLSDAMWYARKHYSPEIMIDVATLTGSKIRAVGNEYSAIFSEDDSLITEFTNAGKVVNENVWRLPLGYKDKLKSDIADFQNVGSGGPGATTAATFLQQFAGDTRWVHIDIAGNALSSSAKDEVPTGGTGYGVRLLSEWLLTAK, translated from the coding sequence ATGTCATTGACTACGCGTTTTTCTGCTTTAGCGCTGGCGGTTGCCAGTATGACTTCTGCAAATGCCGCTGACTTTGAGTTCAATACCAAGCTTGCAGACGCTGATGCACTGGTACTTTTTCAAGCTGGTGAAAACCAAAGTAACCTAAAGTTCCTGGATAAAGACACTCGCAAACAATTGGCGCGCGCAATTGCTGCTGAAGATTTTAAAGGCGCGTATGGCAAAACAGTTGAAGTATTAGCACCTGTAGACTCTGATTATAAGCGTATCTTCATTGTTGGTTTAGGTGACGCAGGCGAACTCAACGCCAGCAAAATGACCAAACTTGGTGGTAACCTACACGCTAAATTCGAAGGTAAAAAGCTGGAGAATGTTGCGGTTGCATTCGAAGACGTTGAGGGAGCGCTTTCAAATGCAGAACTAGCAGCACAACTTGCACACGGTGCAAACCTTCGTGACCACACCTTCGAAGTATACAAAAAAGAGCCAAACACTTTTAACGTAAGCTATCACTTCGACGTTGCCGATAAACAAGCAACACAGGCTCAGTATAAAGCACTACAACACATTCAAGCTGGCGTGTTTTTAGCGCGCGACTTAACCTCTGAAGTCGCAACAGAAATGACTCCAGTAGACTTTGCAAAAGCGGCAAAGGAACTTGAACAATATGGCGTTGAAGTAAAAGTACTAGCACCAGCTGAACTTAAAGAACTTGGCATGGGTGCGCTTGAGGGCGTTGGCCGTGGTAGTGAGCACGGCTCTCGCTTAGTTGTTGCACATTATAAAGGTAACAGCGAGACACCAATTGCCCTGATCGGTAAAGGTATTACTTTCGATTCTGGTGGTTATAGCATCAAAACCGGCGCTTCGATCGCACGCATGAAATCTGACATGGCGGGCGCAGCTGCCGTGCTTGGTACAGTAAAAGCAATGGCGCTAAGCAAAGCAGACGTAAACGTGGTAGCAGTCATGGGTATGGCGGCAAATATGGTGTCTCAGTATGCAATTGCACCGGGTGATGTACTGCGCACTGCAGAAGGTATTAGCGTAGAAGTGGTCAACACAGATGCTGAAGGCCGTTTGGTGCTGTCTGATGCGATGTGGTATGCACGTAAACATTACAGCCCTGAGATCATGATTGACGTCGCGACATTAACGGGCTCTAAAATTCGTGCTGTTGGTAACGAATATTCAGCAATTTTCTCTGAAGATGATAGCTTAATTACAGAATTTACCAACGCAGGTAAGGTTGTGAACGAAAACGTATGGCGTCTACCGCTTGGCTATAAGGACAAACTAAAATCTGACATCGCCGATTTCCAAAACGTAGGTTCAGGTGGTCCTGGTGCAACAACTGCTGCGACTTTCCTACAACAATTTGCAGGTGACACCCGTTGGGTTCATATCGATATTGCCGGTAACGCACTTTCAAGCTCAGCCAAAGACGAAGTACCAACTGGTGGTACAGGCTATGGCGTTCGCCTCTTAAGCGAGTGGCTATTAACTGCTAAATAA
- the pxpB gene encoding 5-oxoprolinase subunit PxpB, whose product MSDVSCYLLGEQAIVINATCLPDSKSPINQRLFALKKWLDSSGDFIDVVPAKSSVTAYLKDPRKAEPWQHKIQAHWQGLEVAEVKPTHHHIEVFYGKEFGQDFERIADELQLTPKQLIELHSSVDYQVQFIGFLPGFAYLSGLPAALQLPRKSTPITKVPKGSIAIADSYSAIYPSQSPGGWHLLGQTNTTLFDPNSASASLLQPGDIVRFVEKSC is encoded by the coding sequence ATGTCCGATGTGAGTTGTTATCTATTAGGTGAGCAAGCAATTGTTATAAATGCAACATGTTTGCCTGATAGCAAAAGTCCAATTAATCAACGACTGTTCGCCCTCAAGAAATGGCTTGATAGTAGCGGTGATTTTATTGATGTGGTGCCTGCCAAATCTTCCGTTACTGCCTATTTAAAAGACCCCCGTAAAGCCGAACCGTGGCAACATAAAATCCAAGCACATTGGCAAGGCCTAGAGGTAGCAGAGGTAAAGCCAACACACCATCATATTGAGGTGTTTTATGGCAAAGAATTCGGACAGGATTTTGAACGCATAGCGGACGAATTACAACTGACACCAAAACAGCTTATCGAGCTGCACTCAAGCGTTGATTATCAAGTACAATTTATTGGCTTCTTACCCGGTTTTGCTTACTTGTCAGGGTTACCAGCTGCGCTTCAATTACCCAGAAAATCCACACCAATTACCAAAGTCCCCAAAGGCAGTATTGCCATCGCAGACAGCTACAGTGCAATTTATCCGAGTCAATCTCCCGGTGGTTGGCATTTACTTGGACAAACCAATACTACGCTATTTGACCCAAATTCTGCATCAGCAAGCTTGCTGCAACCAGGAGATATCGTGCGTTTTGTGGAGAAATCATGCTAG
- a CDS encoding biotin-dependent carboxyltransferase family protein, whose amino-acid sequence MLEVIKPGPLSTIQDIGRQGLRHLGVSQAGVIDPVALKLANTLLSNDDDNAAIEVTIGLCEFHFHAPTNFVITGADLNAALNDEVIYPCWRYSAKAGDKLTFKQNRDGLRAYLVVEGGFTNIDKLLGSYSTDLMAGFGGISGRALKQGDKLSYTPSTAKDAVGGLQPSYEKLIHFIPGPHLELISKQTLSVLNDTIWKVNPSSNRMGIRLSGHSSLVHAHNIATQAVHPGVIQLPPSGEPIILLNDCQTTGGYPIIGTIIQADMRHLSQLGAGDCIHLKSTSLIDAAKESHRVQAHLNQLRLALKNKEQQND is encoded by the coding sequence ATGCTAGAAGTTATTAAACCTGGGCCACTTTCAACTATTCAAGACATTGGCCGTCAAGGACTTCGCCACTTAGGAGTAAGTCAAGCAGGTGTCATCGACCCTGTTGCGCTTAAACTTGCAAATACACTCTTGTCAAATGACGACGATAATGCAGCTATTGAAGTGACCATTGGCTTATGTGAATTTCACTTCCACGCCCCCACTAACTTTGTTATCACAGGGGCAGATCTCAATGCTGCTTTAAACGATGAAGTGATATACCCTTGCTGGCGCTACAGCGCTAAAGCTGGAGATAAGCTAACATTTAAACAAAACCGCGATGGTTTACGCGCTTATTTGGTGGTCGAAGGTGGATTTACCAACATAGACAAGCTGCTTGGGAGTTATTCAACCGATCTCATGGCAGGCTTTGGGGGTATAAGCGGCCGAGCTCTTAAACAAGGGGACAAGCTGAGCTACACGCCAAGCACTGCCAAGGACGCCGTTGGTGGCCTGCAGCCCAGCTACGAAAAGCTCATTCATTTTATCCCAGGCCCACATCTCGAGTTAATTTCCAAACAGACACTGAGTGTATTAAACGACACCATTTGGAAAGTAAATCCCAGCAGTAATCGTATGGGTATTCGCCTAAGTGGCCATAGTAGCCTAGTGCATGCACATAATATTGCAACCCAAGCTGTCCACCCAGGCGTTATTCAGCTCCCCCCTAGTGGCGAGCCCATTATCCTATTGAATGACTGCCAAACCACAGGCGGTTATCCAATTATTGGTACCATCATTCAAGCCGATATGCGCCACTTGAGCCAATTGGGCGCGGGCGATTGTATCCATTTAAAATCAACATCCCTTATAGATGCAGCAAAGGAATCTCACCGAGTACAGGCGCATCTCAATCAGCTAAGGCTAGCGCTTAAAAATAAAGAACAACAAAATGACTGA
- a CDS encoding DUF969 domain-containing protein — protein MTELNLLPLSGIAVIVIGFALRFNPLLVVTSAGLVTGFAVGIDFVDLIATFGEKFMNSRQLASFLLILPVIAILERYGLQQRAKAWVAGIKGATTSRILSMYFVVRECSAALGLINLAGQAQTVRPLLAPMAIGAAANQYGDLPQDVKDMIGAHAAACDNIAVFFGEDIFIAFGAVLLMDAFLKENGIAGIEPLHIGLWAIPTAIAALIVHLFRLARFEAKIRAEIARCQQQQSEEEQTPSNTNSALKEESL, from the coding sequence ATGACTGAGCTAAATCTCCTTCCTCTTTCGGGCATTGCTGTGATTGTTATTGGCTTTGCTCTGAGGTTTAATCCCTTGTTGGTTGTCACCTCGGCAGGTCTAGTTACTGGTTTTGCCGTTGGGATAGACTTTGTCGACTTAATTGCCACCTTTGGCGAAAAGTTTATGAACTCTCGCCAGCTTGCAAGCTTTCTACTTATCTTACCCGTGATTGCAATTTTAGAACGTTACGGCTTACAGCAGCGCGCTAAAGCTTGGGTTGCGGGCATAAAAGGGGCGACCACTTCTCGAATTTTAAGTATGTATTTTGTGGTCCGTGAGTGCTCCGCTGCGCTGGGGTTAATCAATTTAGCGGGCCAAGCGCAAACCGTTAGACCACTGCTCGCTCCGATGGCGATAGGCGCTGCGGCAAACCAATACGGCGACCTGCCACAAGATGTAAAAGACATGATAGGCGCACATGCTGCGGCCTGCGATAACATTGCCGTGTTCTTTGGTGAGGATATTTTTATCGCCTTTGGTGCTGTACTACTAATGGATGCATTTTTAAAAGAAAACGGCATTGCCGGGATTGAACCGCTACATATCGGACTTTGGGCAATACCAACCGCAATTGCCGCGCTCATTGTTCATCTTTTCCGGTTAGCGCGATTTGAGGCAAAAATCCGGGCAGAAATTGCGCGCTGTCAGCAGCAACAAAGCGAAGAAGAGCAAACACCTAGCAATACAAATTCAGCGCTTAAGGAGGAGTCATTATGA
- a CDS encoding DUF979 domain-containing protein translates to MSLMNTPDAQSSLLSIDNIYLLIGFIVMFLVVKTLQDKAHPKRLTTALFWFLFGSVFIFGDASIALIGERNTYLWIGINVVIIALLAGMNMVSMGNYEMPCERAKTEDANRFGNKLFVPAVLIPIVTVICTIILSEIQLGDFYLFDQEHVTLSALTLACTIALLVSWNITKGSPLQALSESRRLVDSIGWAAILPQMLAMLGGVFIVANTGTAIQDLVTLFISPDNRFMLVVLYCVGMALFTMIMGNAFAAFPVMTAGIALPFLIQGHGADPAPLVAIGMYSGYCGTLMTPMAANFNIVPAALLDLKDKYQVIKVQIPTAITLLVINIFLMYGVVF, encoded by the coding sequence ATGAGCTTAATGAACACTCCTGACGCGCAATCTAGCTTACTTTCAATTGACAACATCTATTTATTAATTGGCTTTATTGTGATGTTTTTAGTGGTGAAAACGCTACAAGATAAGGCCCATCCTAAGCGCCTCACCACCGCCCTATTTTGGTTTTTATTTGGCTCTGTCTTTATCTTTGGTGATGCTTCTATCGCGTTGATTGGTGAGCGAAATACTTATTTATGGATTGGCATCAACGTGGTGATCATCGCACTACTTGCAGGTATGAATATGGTTTCCATGGGAAATTACGAAATGCCGTGCGAACGAGCCAAAACAGAAGATGCAAATCGGTTTGGTAATAAATTGTTTGTTCCTGCTGTACTTATTCCAATAGTTACCGTTATCTGCACTATCATCTTAAGTGAGATCCAGCTCGGCGATTTTTATCTATTCGATCAGGAACATGTGACGCTTTCAGCACTGACACTCGCTTGCACCATCGCATTGCTGGTGAGCTGGAACATAACCAAAGGCAGTCCACTACAAGCACTTTCTGAGTCTCGTCGCTTGGTCGACTCAATAGGCTGGGCAGCAATATTGCCACAGATGCTTGCAATGCTTGGCGGCGTATTTATCGTCGCCAACACAGGCACTGCAATCCAAGACTTAGTGACATTATTTATTTCGCCAGATAACCGTTTTATGCTCGTTGTACTGTATTGTGTGGGCATGGCACTCTTTACCATGATTATGGGCAATGCTTTTGCCGCATTTCCGGTAATGACGGCGGGTATTGCGCTGCCATTTTTGATTCAGGGGCATGGCGCTGATCCTGCGCCGCTCGTCGCAATTGGCATGTATTCGGGTTATTGCGGAACACTGATGACACCGATGGCCGCTAATTTCAACATAGTGCCAGCGGCACTGTTAGATTTAAAAGATAAATACCAAGTCATTAAAGTGCAAATACCAACCGCTATAACGTTATTGGTGATTAATATTTTTCTTATGTACGGAGTCGTTTTTTAA
- the pcp gene encoding pyroglutamyl-peptidase I gives MSSYSKPCVLVTGFTPFGGESINPSWQLAQLLEGETIEGHLIHTKELPCEFDKSIESLTQAIDKYHPSIVICLGQAGGRCDISIERIAINVNDARIADNAGNQPIDTPVVTHGPDAYFASLPIKSMLSSAIQAGVPASISNTAGTYVCNHVMYGLLHYLSTHDLACRGGFVHIPYLPSQAAHHPGAPSMDIDTLVKGIKILLTSAITQKQDIKLVAGTTH, from the coding sequence ATGTCCAGTTACAGTAAACCTTGTGTCCTCGTTACTGGGTTCACCCCATTTGGTGGTGAGTCCATCAACCCTTCATGGCAATTAGCTCAGCTATTAGAAGGTGAGACCATTGAAGGCCACCTGATCCACACAAAAGAGTTACCTTGTGAATTTGACAAAAGTATTGAGTCTTTAACACAAGCGATAGATAAGTATCACCCAAGCATCGTGATCTGTTTAGGCCAGGCTGGTGGACGCTGTGATATCTCCATCGAACGTATCGCGATTAACGTTAACGATGCCAGAATAGCCGACAACGCAGGAAACCAGCCGATAGATACACCAGTCGTTACACACGGACCCGATGCTTACTTTGCCTCTTTACCAATAAAAAGTATGCTAAGTAGTGCGATTCAGGCGGGAGTTCCTGCAAGTATTTCTAATACTGCGGGCACTTACGTGTGCAACCATGTGATGTATGGATTACTGCACTATCTTAGTACACATGACTTAGCGTGCCGTGGTGGCTTTGTGCATATTCCATACTTGCCCTCCCAAGCGGCGCACCACCCTGGTGCACCCAGTATGGACATTGACACCCTAGTTAAAGGAATAAAAATCCTATTAACCAGTGCCATTACACAAAAGCAAGATATTAAGCTTGTCGCTGGAACGACACACTAA
- the asnB gene encoding asparagine synthase B codes for MCSIFGVLDIKTDPLALREQAIEMSKKLRHRGPDWSGVYSSEKAILVHERLAIVGVSSGAQPLFNPEKTHILAVNGEIYNHKELAKALTVPFEFQTESDCEVILALYKQKGPEFLDDLNGIFAFCLYDETEDAFLIGRDHIGIIPLYTGRDQSGNLYVASEMKALTPICTQIEEFPPGHYWYSKEGGPREYYQRDWQAFSAVKDNEASPEAVKNGLEAAVKRQLMCDVPYGVLLSGGLDSSVISAITQKFAAKRIEDDDASDAWWPKLHSFSIGLEGSPDLAAAQKVADKIGTVHHPIHFTVQQGIDALKEVVYHLETYDVTTIRASTPMYLMARYIKAMGIKMVLSGEGADELFGGYLYFHKAPNAEEFHNELNRKVSKLHMFDCLRANKSMAAWGVEARVPFLDKEFVDIAMRTNPDYKMCKDGRIEKHIIREAFDGYLPDDVLWRQKEQFSDGVGYSWIDSLKEYVSQQVSDSDLENAHYRYPINTPDSKEAYYYRTIFESHFPGEAAAKCVPHGKSVACSTPEALAWDESFQRNADPSGRAASSHNEAYNQK; via the coding sequence ATGTGTTCAATTTTCGGCGTACTTGACATCAAGACCGATCCCCTTGCACTTCGAGAGCAAGCGATCGAAATGTCAAAAAAACTAAGACACCGTGGCCCCGACTGGTCAGGGGTATATTCAAGTGAAAAAGCCATCCTAGTTCATGAACGTTTGGCAATTGTCGGCGTTTCTAGCGGCGCACAACCATTATTTAACCCTGAAAAAACACATATTTTGGCGGTAAATGGTGAAATTTATAATCATAAAGAGCTTGCAAAAGCACTGACCGTTCCATTTGAATTTCAAACAGAGTCAGACTGTGAAGTGATCTTGGCGCTATACAAGCAAAAAGGCCCTGAGTTTTTAGATGATCTCAATGGAATTTTTGCATTTTGTTTGTACGATGAAACGGAAGATGCCTTTTTAATTGGTCGTGATCATATCGGTATCATTCCACTTTACACTGGCCGTGATCAAAGCGGTAACCTCTATGTCGCCAGCGAAATGAAAGCGCTCACACCTATTTGTACACAAATTGAAGAGTTTCCTCCTGGCCATTATTGGTATTCAAAAGAAGGGGGTCCAAGAGAGTATTACCAACGCGACTGGCAAGCGTTTAGTGCTGTAAAAGACAATGAGGCCAGCCCCGAAGCGGTTAAAAATGGGCTAGAAGCCGCAGTAAAACGCCAATTGATGTGCGATGTGCCATATGGAGTGTTGTTGTCTGGTGGTCTCGATTCTTCTGTGATTTCCGCTATCACACAAAAGTTCGCAGCAAAGCGTATCGAAGATGATGATGCTTCCGATGCTTGGTGGCCAAAACTTCACTCATTTTCCATTGGCCTGGAAGGTTCACCCGATCTCGCTGCAGCACAAAAGGTAGCGGATAAAATCGGCACAGTTCACCATCCCATTCACTTTACCGTACAACAAGGGATTGATGCCCTTAAAGAAGTGGTCTATCACCTAGAGACCTACGATGTCACAACCATTCGCGCTTCTACTCCTATGTACCTCATGGCACGCTACATTAAAGCAATGGGCATTAAAATGGTGCTATCGGGTGAAGGGGCCGATGAACTATTTGGCGGCTATTTGTATTTCCACAAAGCACCAAATGCAGAGGAGTTTCACAATGAGCTAAACCGAAAGGTCTCGAAACTGCATATGTTTGATTGCTTACGTGCAAATAAGTCGATGGCAGCTTGGGGGGTTGAAGCACGTGTTCCCTTCTTAGATAAAGAATTTGTCGATATTGCCATGCGTACCAACCCAGACTACAAAATGTGTAAAGATGGCCGTATCGAAAAACACATTATCCGTGAGGCGTTTGATGGCTATTTACCCGATGACGTATTGTGGCGCCAAAAAGAGCAGTTTTCTGATGGCGTAGGCTATAGCTGGATCGATTCACTAAAAGAGTATGTCAGTCAGCAAGTGAGCGACTCGGATCTTGAAAACGCCCACTACCGCTATCCAATCAATACACCGGATAGCAAAGAAGCCTATTATTATCGCACCATTTTTGAGTCGCATTTCCCAGGAGAAGCGGCAGCTAAGTGTGTTCCTCACGGCAAGTCTGTGGCGTGTTCAACGCCCGAAGCGCTTGCTTGGGACGAGTCTTTCCAGCGCAATGCCGATCCATCAGGTCGCGCAGCAAGCTCACACAACGAAGCGTATAATCAAAAATAA
- the pssA gene encoding CDP-diacylglycerol--serine O-phosphatidyltransferase produces the protein MAFWQNTPGFGLSAQDCEVLTDAKQYHQTLLQLISQAKTRIYITALYLQDDEAGREILHALHEAAQQNPDLTVKVLVDFHRAQRGLIGAEKSEGNAKLYCDLKEQLDTQVEVYGVPVKAKELFGVLHLKGFVIDDILLYSGASLNNVYLHHDEKYRLDRYFVIKQAQLADSFCHFTDQVLIASDAVPRLDIRPLPTLLDIRTEQKQLMKQLKKASYDISKANSREGLTVRPFLGFGRRTNKLNRLIKALFDTTEQELVLYTPYFNFPAPLLRSLRRLLKTGKKVTIVVGDKTANDFYISPEQPFSRIGALPYLYETILYKFIKSQRRFITAGLLDVYLWQDGNNSFHLKGVSKDGDTHLMSGHNLNPRAWGLDIENGILIEDLDKALLPQIELEKQEILKHCRRIDSHDDLETLADYPAPVKKLLGQAKRVKVDFIIKRFI, from the coding sequence ATGGCATTTTGGCAGAATACCCCAGGCTTCGGGTTAAGTGCACAAGATTGTGAGGTGTTAACTGATGCTAAGCAATATCATCAGACACTTTTACAACTGATCTCACAGGCAAAAACGCGTATTTATATCACCGCACTTTATTTACAAGATGATGAGGCGGGTCGTGAGATATTGCACGCATTGCACGAGGCTGCACAGCAAAATCCAGACTTAACGGTAAAAGTGTTGGTTGATTTTCACCGTGCGCAACGCGGCCTCATTGGCGCTGAAAAGTCAGAAGGCAACGCCAAGCTATATTGTGATTTAAAAGAGCAACTGGACACTCAAGTTGAAGTGTATGGTGTGCCGGTAAAAGCAAAAGAACTTTTTGGCGTGTTGCATTTAAAAGGCTTTGTTATTGACGATATCCTGCTTTATAGCGGTGCTAGTTTAAATAATGTCTATTTGCATCATGATGAAAAATACCGTCTAGACCGCTATTTTGTGATTAAACAAGCACAGCTCGCGGATAGCTTTTGCCACTTTACCGATCAAGTGCTGATAGCGTCTGACGCAGTACCTAGACTCGACATCCGTCCATTACCTACTTTACTCGACATTCGTACTGAGCAAAAACAGCTGATGAAACAGTTGAAAAAGGCCAGTTATGATATTTCAAAGGCGAACAGTCGAGAAGGTCTTACGGTTCGTCCATTTTTAGGTTTTGGTCGTAGAACTAATAAGCTAAACCGTCTTATTAAGGCGCTTTTCGATACCACTGAACAAGAGTTAGTGCTTTACACCCCTTACTTCAATTTTCCGGCTCCTTTACTTCGCTCATTACGTCGTTTACTGAAAACAGGTAAAAAGGTGACAATAGTGGTGGGGGATAAAACGGCAAATGATTTCTATATCAGTCCAGAGCAGCCATTTAGCCGAATTGGAGCGCTTCCGTATTTGTACGAAACCATTTTGTATAAATTTATCAAGTCGCAACGCCGCTTCATAACTGCCGGATTGTTGGATGTGTATCTGTGGCAAGATGGCAACAACTCGTTTCACTTGAAGGGAGTGAGCAAAGATGGCGATACGCATTTAATGAGTGGTCATAACCTCAACCCAAGGGCATGGGGGTTAGATATTGAAAATGGCATTCTAATAGAAGATCTCGATAAAGCATTGTTGCCTCAAATCGAGTTAGAAAAACAAGAGATATTGAAACATTGTCGCCGCATCGACAGCCACGATGATCTCGAGACACTAGCGGATTATCCAGCACCTGTGAAAAAACTTCTTGGCCAGGCTAAGCGTGTGAAAGTCGACTTTATTATCAAGCGTTTTATTTAA